The Hemicordylus capensis ecotype Gifberg chromosome 6, rHemCap1.1.pri, whole genome shotgun sequence genome window below encodes:
- the LOC128331578 gene encoding G protein-activated inward rectifier potassium channel 1-like isoform X2: MSVVRRKFGDDYQAVVGTSSHRKRQRFVDKNGRCNVQHGNLGSENSRYISDLFTTLVDLKWRWNLLIFLLTYTVAWLFMASMWWGIAYLRGDLEMHHSPDPGHSPCVANVYNFPSAFLFFIETEATIGYGHRYITERCPEGIALFLFQSLLGSVVDAFLIGCMFIKMSQPKKRAETLMFSHAAVISQRDGKLCLMFRVGNLRNSHMVSAQIRCKLIKE; encoded by the coding sequence ATGTCTGTGGTCCGAAGGAAATTTGGGGATGACTACCAGGCGGTGGTGGGCACATCATCCCATCGGAAGCGGCAGCGCTTCGTGGACAAGAATGGGCGCTGCAACGTCCAGCACGGGAACCTGGGCAGCGAGAACAGCCGCTACATCTCAGACCTCTTCACCACCCTGGTGGACCTCAAGTGGCGCTGGAATCTGCTCATCTTCTTGTTGACCTACACAGTGGCTTGGCTGTTCATGGCCTCCATGTGGTGGGGGATCGCTTATCTCCGTGGTGACCTCGAAATGCACCATAGCCCAGACCCGGGGCACAGCCCATGCGTGGCCAATGTCTACAACTTCCCATCGGCATTCCTCTTCTTCATTGAGACGGAGGCCACCATCGGCTATGGGCACCGCTACATCACTGAGCGCTGCCCGGAGGGAATTGCGCTTTTCCTTTTCCAGTCTCTGCTGGGCTCGGTGGTGGACGCCTTCCTGATTGGATGCATGTTCATCAAGATGTCCCAGCCCAAGAAGCGTGCCGAGACTCTCATGTTTAGCCATGCGGCCGTCATCTCACAGCGGGATGGGAAACTCTGCCTCATGTTCCGGGTGGGCAACCTGAGAAACAGCCACATGGTCTCGGCCCAGATCCGTTGCAAACTCATCAAG